One window of Desulfovibrio sp. TomC genomic DNA carries:
- a CDS encoding flavin reductase family protein: protein MEKVRLDPAQLPPMPVALAGTLVAGRVNFMAAGWITRVSHRPPLIGVSINHRQLTGSGIKETGAFSLCFPGPALVEKTDYCGLVSGRNVDKSALFDVFYGETPGAPMIRECPLCLEMRLYQTVELPSNRFFIGEIKAAWADEEILTDGQPDVEKYQPLLLTMPDNRYWTLGASVADAWSVGKTLKMEMQNESTGH from the coding sequence ATGGAAAAAGTCCGTCTCGATCCGGCTCAGCTGCCGCCCATGCCCGTGGCCCTGGCCGGGACTCTGGTCGCGGGGCGGGTCAATTTCATGGCCGCCGGCTGGATCACCCGGGTCAGCCACAGGCCGCCGCTCATTGGCGTCTCCATCAACCACCGCCAGTTGACCGGCAGCGGCATCAAGGAGACCGGCGCATTCTCCCTGTGCTTTCCCGGGCCGGCCCTGGTGGAAAAAACTGACTATTGCGGCCTGGTCTCCGGGCGCAACGTCGACAAATCGGCCCTCTTCGACGTCTTCTACGGCGAGACCCCAGGCGCGCCCATGATCCGGGAATGTCCGCTGTGCCTGGAGATGCGCCTTTACCAGACCGTGGAACTCCCCTCCAACCGGTTTTTTATCGGCGAGATCAAAGCGGCCTGGGCCGATGAGGAGATTCTCACCGACGGCCAGCCGGATGTGGAAAAATACCAACCGCTGCTCTTGACCATGCCGGACAACCGCTACTGGACGCTCGGCGCCTCGGTCGCCGACGCCTGGAGCGTGGGCAAGACGCTAAAAATGGAGATGCAAAATGAAAGTACTGGCCATTAA
- a CDS encoding flavin reductase family protein, whose protein sequence is MKVSLGPKTMALPTPTWLVGTYDADGKPNLMTAAWGGICCSKPPCLTVSLQKPRHSYAALIERRAYTVSVPSESQVVAADYCGIASGRTADKFAACNFTPVKSELVDAPYVAECPLIIECKVIQVIDLGMHTMFVGEIMDVKVDEAAMRDGKPDPLAIKPIIFAPEDRHYYGLGADLGLAFSIGKELKGA, encoded by the coding sequence ATGAAAGTCTCTCTCGGTCCCAAGACCATGGCCCTGCCCACCCCGACCTGGCTGGTGGGAACCTACGACGCCGACGGCAAGCCCAATCTGATGACCGCCGCCTGGGGCGGCATCTGCTGTTCCAAGCCGCCGTGTCTGACCGTTTCCCTGCAAAAGCCCCGGCACTCCTATGCCGCCCTCATCGAGCGGCGGGCCTATACCGTAAGCGTCCCATCCGAGTCCCAGGTCGTGGCGGCGGACTACTGCGGCATCGCCTCCGGCCGGACTGCCGACAAGTTCGCGGCCTGCAACTTCACGCCGGTCAAAAGCGAGCTGGTGGATGCGCCGTATGTGGCCGAGTGCCCGCTGATCATTGAATGCAAGGTGATCCAGGTGATCGACCTCGGGATGCACACCATGTTTGTGGGCGAAATCATGGACGTCAAAGTGGACGAAGCGGCCATGCGCGACGGCAAGCCCGACCCCCTGGCGATCAAACCCATCATCTTTGCCCCGGAAGACCGGCATTACTATGGTCTGGGGGCTGATCTGGGGTTGGCCTTCTCCATCGGCAAGGAGCTTAAGGGAGCGTAG
- a CDS encoding nitroreductase family protein has product MELFEALHTRRSIRAFTDQPIAEADLDAILRAAMDAPSAVNAQPWHFVVITDRAILDAIPTVHPHAAMCKTAQAAIVTVAELALEKSPGNWMVDCSAAVENLLLAARGLGIGSVWCGVYPRQERMLPMAALLHLPEGFLPHSLVPLGYPAQEFKRVDRFKPERIHTNGW; this is encoded by the coding sequence ATGGAGCTTTTCGAGGCCCTGCATACCCGGCGCAGCATCCGGGCGTTTACCGACCAGCCCATTGCCGAGGCCGACCTTGACGCCATCCTGCGCGCCGCCATGGATGCGCCAAGCGCCGTCAACGCCCAGCCCTGGCATTTTGTGGTCATTACCGACCGGGCCATCCTGGACGCCATCCCGACCGTCCATCCCCACGCGGCCATGTGCAAAACGGCCCAGGCCGCCATTGTGACCGTGGCCGAGCTGGCCCTGGAAAAATCGCCCGGCAACTGGATGGTCGATTGCTCGGCCGCCGTGGAAAACCTGTTGCTGGCCGCCCGGGGACTTGGCATCGGGTCGGTCTGGTGCGGCGTCTATCCGCGCCAGGAGCGCATGCTTCCCATGGCCGCCCTGCTGCATCTGCCCGAAGGCTTCCTGCCCCATTCCCTGGTTCCGCTGGGCTATCCGGCCCAGGAGTTTAAGCGCGTGGACCGGTTTAAACCCGAGCGCATCCATACAAACGGCTGGTAG
- a CDS encoding winged helix-turn-helix transcriptional regulator, translating into MGEPGTPCSRKRCLGKEYSCSMELSLAVIGGKWKPLILWHLRDVATMRFSALRRAMPAITQKMLTQQLRELESDGLLTRTIFAEVPPRVEYALTDLGRGIIPILEALCRFGHEFEARFGLEDATPAPTPQAATAR; encoded by the coding sequence ATGGGTGAACCGGGAACGCCGTGCAGCCGCAAACGCTGTCTGGGCAAAGAGTATTCGTGCAGCATGGAATTGTCCCTGGCTGTGATTGGCGGCAAGTGGAAGCCGCTTATCTTATGGCATCTGCGCGACGTGGCCACCATGCGTTTTTCCGCCCTGCGCCGGGCCATGCCGGCCATCACCCAAAAAATGCTGACCCAGCAGCTGCGGGAACTGGAATCCGACGGCCTCTTAACCCGCACGATTTTTGCCGAAGTGCCGCCCCGGGTGGAATATGCCCTGACCGACCTCGGTCGCGGCATCATCCCCATTTTGGAAGCCTTGTGCCGGTTCGGCCATGAGTTTGAGGCCCGGTTCGGACTCGAAGACGCAACCCCCGCCCCAACGCCCCAGGCAGCGACAGCCCGCTGA
- a CDS encoding glycosyltransferase family 39 protein, whose product MPSPSEPSRRVFRLLLGGIILAAALLRCWDIDVPQLWEDDYLNLDRAMLAPARLIESQLYLGPVDTIYDFQPPLTYLINHLALGLSNTVLAARVPSLATGLLTVLGLGLLGAACAGRRAGLAAAALCAGALFPVEISRAIKPYALFLCTLVYSLYFLVRCVRPGRRPLHPAGYVVATAAMLWTAFQGVPVLAAQGLGVGLLYLRRYGIFAGPGRTVRLTWIAAAMAAAGCLWLPIAPGLFFINTFLNNPSVPYWTGLTPRFFADILAGFFYLNFDYGPAAVAVMASLLLLGLRQAWTGPTALVALAALVPSLAILTSQSDLRPLVSWRHLITVLPALCILCGSGASWLGGLAGRQLPDRVRGLAALTLTGAACALVLAAPLTRLDDFYQRTLSNDRDLFRFLSRTPGPETALVFTGYQRNAKAFAARWHLPGLPAGPGNFAAPGYQRLRSVDLFEAHSERRRAMPRGALLASWGTGGIHARVGLAGLPSRAPLLLAPDLSGRARYFDDFRDWRAYNDAFSLDNWAVDSDVGLMRPARYEQPATAVWRFDLPPGAAAGSVTARITAVLYKRHPTIPADAVLSIAASTDGKTYTPVARLGHENFLTDDGSPRLVPRRFFEEIPFYQGRSREVETTIDLTPYAAAGSLWLRVTYAPGTREGYLNLAGLEVTGQGLDTRTATDQLPFYAANLARNCRAPAYHSGLTLLGQAAYVFALPDHPELARSLPGGEVIGPPAALAAFLADHPGLAPAYVLPDAAGQPAVAVFDPVLTPEAGGVALSDASPQAEVEQPDKAPLPVSALTLAGRINAPVLTLGNEPVPVLVSAPAGSVLRLTPRGRGTLYFSPDFDPPDFSDSPNAHSQNMAVSTSYPDYSGGVTCLPGTDCRFEYVFVSAYPITALRIMAYPRLYGDKDGYRACTVSYATDGQTFHTLLDARNTVPDTWSLMFLRRHTELRLPRPTTQVTVRFSLRADFAAEFWSPTRPIDRMVIEADLDARQFPGLTVPPGNSRLTLSGNAGNAFRVWFSERAPGLERVWPGQ is encoded by the coding sequence TTGCCCAGCCCCTCTGAACCATCCCGGCGCGTTTTCCGACTTCTCCTTGGCGGCATCATCCTGGCCGCAGCCCTGCTGCGGTGTTGGGACATCGACGTGCCCCAGCTCTGGGAAGACGACTATCTCAACCTCGACCGGGCCATGCTCGCGCCAGCCCGACTCATCGAATCCCAGCTGTACCTGGGACCTGTCGACACCATCTACGATTTTCAACCGCCGCTCACCTATCTGATCAACCACTTGGCCCTGGGCCTGAGCAACACCGTCCTGGCCGCCCGCGTCCCGTCCCTGGCGACCGGCCTGCTCACCGTTTTGGGCCTTGGCCTGCTGGGGGCAGCCTGTGCCGGTCGCCGGGCCGGGCTGGCTGCGGCCGCGCTGTGCGCCGGAGCGCTTTTCCCGGTGGAAATCTCCCGGGCCATCAAGCCCTATGCGCTCTTTTTGTGCACCCTGGTCTATTCCCTGTACTTCCTGGTCCGCTGCGTCAGGCCCGGACGCCGGCCGCTCCATCCGGCCGGGTACGTTGTGGCCACGGCAGCCATGCTCTGGACAGCCTTCCAGGGCGTTCCGGTCCTGGCGGCCCAGGGCCTTGGCGTGGGTCTTTTATACCTGCGGCGGTACGGAATATTCGCCGGTCCCGGCCGCACGGTCCGCCTGACCTGGATCGCGGCCGCCATGGCTGCAGCCGGCTGTCTCTGGCTGCCCATTGCGCCGGGACTTTTTTTCATCAACACCTTTCTCAACAATCCGTCCGTCCCGTACTGGACCGGCCTGACGCCTCGATTTTTCGCCGACATCCTGGCTGGATTTTTCTACCTCAATTTCGACTACGGCCCGGCTGCCGTGGCCGTTATGGCCTCCTTGCTGCTGCTTGGCCTGCGCCAGGCCTGGACCGGGCCGACCGCCCTGGTCGCCCTGGCCGCCCTGGTCCCCAGCCTCGCCATCCTGACCAGCCAAAGCGATTTGCGGCCCCTGGTCAGCTGGCGGCATCTCATCACGGTCCTGCCAGCCCTTTGCATCCTGTGCGGCAGCGGCGCGTCATGGCTCGGCGGGCTGGCCGGGCGACAGCTGCCGGATCGGGTCCGCGGCCTCGCCGCCCTGACCCTGACCGGGGCGGCCTGCGCCCTGGTCCTGGCGGCGCCCCTGACCCGGCTCGACGACTTCTACCAGCGTACGCTCAGCAACGACCGGGACCTGTTCCGCTTTTTAAGCCGCACCCCGGGTCCTGAAACCGCCCTGGTCTTCACCGGCTACCAGCGAAACGCCAAAGCCTTTGCCGCCCGCTGGCATCTGCCGGGCTTGCCGGCCGGTCCCGGCAATTTCGCGGCTCCGGGCTACCAACGCCTGCGCTCCGTGGATCTCTTTGAGGCGCACTCCGAACGTCGCCGGGCCATGCCGCGGGGGGCGCTCCTGGCCTCCTGGGGGACCGGCGGGATTCATGCCCGGGTGGGACTGGCCGGCCTGCCCAGCCGCGCTCCGCTGCTCCTGGCCCCTGACCTCTCGGGCCGGGCGCGGTACTTTGACGATTTTCGGGATTGGCGGGCCTACAACGACGCCTTCTCCCTGGACAACTGGGCCGTGGACAGCGATGTGGGGCTCATGCGCCCCGCCCGCTATGAACAGCCGGCCACGGCGGTCTGGCGCTTCGATCTGCCGCCAGGGGCCGCCGCCGGTTCCGTGACCGCCCGCATCACGGCCGTCCTGTACAAGCGCCACCCCACCATCCCGGCCGACGCGGTCCTGTCCATTGCGGCCAGTACCGACGGCAAAACGTATACCCCGGTGGCGCGCCTTGGCCACGAGAACTTCCTGACCGACGACGGCAGCCCCCGGCTGGTCCCCAGACGGTTTTTCGAGGAGATTCCGTTTTATCAGGGGCGAAGCCGGGAAGTCGAAACGACCATCGATCTGACCCCGTATGCGGCTGCCGGTTCGCTGTGGCTGCGGGTGACGTATGCGCCCGGGACCCGGGAAGGCTATCTGAACCTGGCCGGCCTGGAAGTGACGGGGCAAGGGCTCGATACCCGGACCGCCACGGACCAGCTCCCCTTTTACGCTGCCAACCTGGCCCGAAACTGCCGCGCGCCGGCCTACCATTCCGGCCTGACCCTGCTTGGGCAGGCCGCCTACGTCTTTGCCCTGCCGGACCACCCCGAACTAGCCCGCAGCCTCCCAGGCGGCGAGGTCATCGGCCCGCCGGCCGCCCTGGCCGCCTTTCTGGCCGACCACCCCGGTCTGGCCCCGGCTTACGTCCTGCCCGATGCCGCCGGCCAGCCGGCCGTGGCGGTCTTTGATCCGGTCCTGACCCCCGAGGCCGGCGGCGTCGCCCTGTCCGACGCCAGCCCACAGGCCGAAGTGGAGCAGCCGGACAAAGCCCCGCTGCCCGTTTCGGCCCTGACCCTGGCCGGACGCATCAACGCCCCGGTGCTGACCCTTGGCAACGAACCTGTGCCCGTGCTGGTTTCGGCCCCGGCCGGGAGCGTGCTCCGCCTGACCCCTCGGGGCCGCGGAACCCTGTATTTTTCACCGGACTTTGATCCGCCGGATTTCTCCGACAGCCCAAACGCCCATTCCCAGAACATGGCCGTCTCCACATCCTATCCCGACTACAGCGGCGGCGTGACCTGCCTGCCCGGCACGGATTGCCGCTTCGAGTACGTCTTCGTCTCGGCCTATCCCATAACGGCCCTGCGTATCATGGCCTATCCCCGGCTTTACGGCGACAAGGACGGCTACCGGGCCTGTACCGTGTCATACGCGACCGACGGACAGACGTTCCATACGCTTTTGGATGCGCGCAACACCGTGCCCGACACGTGGAGCTTGATGTTCCTGCGCCGCCACACCGAGCTGCGCCTGCCCCGGCCGACCACCCAGGTGACGGTGCGTTTCAGCCTGCGCGCCGACTTTGCCGCGGAATTCTGGTCGCCGACCCGGCCGATCGACCGCATGGTCATTGAGGCCGATCTCGACGCCCGCCAGTTCCCGGGCCTGACCGTGCCGCCCGGGAACTCGCGCCTGACCCTGTCCGGCAACGCCGGCAATGCCTTCCGGGTCTGGTTCTCGGAGCGCGCCCCGGGTCTGGAACGGGTCTGGCCCGGCCAGTAG